A window of the Oncorhynchus masou masou isolate Uvic2021 chromosome 13, UVic_Omas_1.1, whole genome shotgun sequence genome harbors these coding sequences:
- the clrn1 gene encoding clarin-1: MPSCQKKIIFSVAGVLSFGCVLIIAAAMGTQFWVQGTVLCTTGAQLVNATGQELDKFVGRVNYGLFHGQRVKQCGLGGRPFRFSFFPNLVDVIPASLHVTVIFFCVVLIFFSSVATGFFMYNAFGSPYETLHGPLGLYLWNFVCCLCSCLVMILFASEVKLHRLSDHIANFNESTFVYKTLTEQFDHSFWLIFLTFLVHGLNILLIRVAGIQFPFQEAKESDVNTGASDLMY, encoded by the exons ATGCCAAGTTGTCAAAAGAAAATTATATTCTCTGTTGCCGGAGTGTTGAGTTTCGGGTGCGTCCTCATTATTGCCGCCGCGATGGGGACGCAGTTTTGGGTCCAGGGGACTGTGTTGTGTACAACCGGGGCGCAACTTGTAAATGCCACAGGACAAGAGCTGGATAAATTTGTCGGTAGGGTTAACTATGGACTTTTTCACGGACAGAGAGTGAAGCAATGCGGACTTGGTGGAAGACCCTTCAGATTTTCAT TTTTTCCGAACTTGGTGGACGTCATCCCAGCCAGTCTTCACGTCACTGTGATCTTCTTCTGCGTAGTGCTCATCTTCTTCTCCTCTGTGGCCACAGGCTTCTTTATGTACAATGCCTTTGGTAGTCCCTACGAGACCCTGCACGGACCCCTGGGACTCTACCTCTGGAACTTTGTCTGCT GCCTCTGCAGCTGCCTGGTGATGATTCTGTTTGCCTCCGAGGTGAAGCTCCACCGGCTGTCCGACCACATCGCAAACTTCAACGAGAGCACGTTTGTGTACAAGACGCTCACAGAGCAATTTGACCACTCCTTCTGGCTCATCTTCCTCACCTTCCTCGTTCATGGCCTTAACATCCTGCTGATCCGTGTGGCCGGGATCCAGTTCCCCTTCCAGGAGGCCAAAGAGTCGGACGTGAACACCGGGGCATCAGATCTCATGTACTGA